In Engraulis encrasicolus isolate BLACKSEA-1 chromosome 2, IST_EnEncr_1.0, whole genome shotgun sequence, the sequence TGTACAACTTTGGGTTGGAGCCTCTGTCCTGTCATGCCTGGAACAAAGACAGAACACGTAAGCCTGAAACGCATTTGGTTCAAATTGCCATGTTgattaccttctctctctctctctctctctctctctctctctctctctctctctctctctctctctctctctctctctctctctctctctcctcaagttACAGCCCTCTCAGTTCAGATGCCATTTCTGCAAGAGGGTATCTTAGCCATTAATATGGTCTGTAAGGAGAGTACAATGTGATTATCTCTAAAAAGTCAATGGAAGTAATGCCCTCCATTTAAAATGAGAGCTATTGTCTTAGTCATACTTGGCCGATGTACACATTCCCCATTACCATGCAGCCCTGAAGTTATGTTAAATATTAATACAAGACGACGTTGTGGGGAAAATAATTCAGCATTTGGTATTTCCTATGTGGGGAAAGTTACTATAAACAGTTGGTTTGTGGTAACAAATTCTGAGATAAAACAACATTAGTAGTGACTTTTCCCTTTTGTGCTTGTGAGAAAAATGAATGGCATCTTCTCAAGTTACCCTCTGGCATTGTGATCTGTATGTTAATCATTCATTAACTTGGCCATTCTTATCATTCCTTGTCAGATAAAGTTAGTCTACATATCAATCTGAGTCGCCGAACTTgctctgattttttttccctgttCTCCAACATTAACCTTCTActtttatttccagaaattgctGTCAGTCCCAACAGCAATGTGGTGTACGTTTATGAGAAGAAGGGCAAGGAGTGGAGTAAGATCCACGAGCTGACCGAACACAGTGGGCGTATAACAGGTAATCTCTACAAGCAGGAAACAGCAGCCACCTAGCATTAGTCACAGGCCCGCTAACACCTCCTGACATGCTGAACAAACACAAGCAGCTCCGCTCTGTTCTACACAGTTAAATAAAAAAAGtgaggtgttaattcaacacttagagagttgatttaacatcacCTAGAGGGTATTTGGTctctaagtgttcaattaacaccgtattttttttttaaaatatctcTTTTTTAACGTACTCTATTTTGCTCCACTCTTTGGCTGACATCTGTGCTGGCACTATTGTGTGCAAAGTCACACAAGCGTTTCAGATACACCCAGTTACTAGACTGCAATAACCTATAAATATATTATAAACGTTTGTTATGCTCTATAATAATATCTTGAAAGTAGAAATGAGTACCCCAAATCTGGTTGTgttgcatactgtaggcctactacattaggGTGTATTTTATGCTGATGGCTTCATCATGAATGCAGCAACGCCTCTAATCAATGCCAGCATTAGAAATGTATCAATCAAGCTAGCGATTCATCTGTATATGGGCTCCATTTTGCTGACCATATCCTTGGCCGTTTCTGTAGAAATGCAACACATTTCAGCCGTAGAAGATACAATTATACACACTGTAGTAGAAGACAGAAAATCGTGAACTGGTGGGCTGGTGCTAAACATTTCTAATGATCTAAAAAGAAGAGCTGTACCTTGAAAGTCCAGAGCACCATGGCTCCATCCAGACCAATACTACTAAACTTCTCCACTTTAGACTTCTCTCGTCACCATCTATGTATATCTATGCATCTACCGGttgtgagcagggctctaaattgacaccagccCACCGaccaaaatgctggtgaaatttcagtttgtgctggtcgaaaagaccaacttactagccacttggcccattagtgagtgtgtgtttggctagtgcgaCTAATATCTACTAGCTGTTTTGGCtgctggtgaaaaaagttaattaaggGCCCTGGTTGAATGTATTGCTGACTTCAACTCCACTTCATTTCCCCAGGCATTGACTGGGCTCCGGAGTCCAACCGCATCGTGACGTGTGCCTCGGACAGGAACGCCTACGTCTGGACCCTGAAGGACGGGGCCTGGAAGCCCACACTGGTCCTGGTGCGCATCAACCGGGCGGCCACGTGCGTCAAGTGGTCGCCGCTGGAGAACAAGTTCGCCCTGGGAAGCGGTGCTAAGCTTATCTCCGTGTGCTATTTTGAAAAGGAGAACGACTGGTGAGGGGAACGGCCTGGAATCTCTCCCCCTTTGTCCGATagactcagacacagactcagacacagacacagacacagagatgcatacatacatgcatgcacacacacgcatgcacacacacgcatgcacgcacacacgcatgcgcacacacacacacatgcacacacacacacacacacacacacacacacacacacacacacacacacacacacacacacacacacacacacacacacacacacacacacacacacacacacacacactcgcgcacgcacacacacacgcacatatgcaaacATAGACTATATTTCCATATCAATAAATGATGAGCTCCCTTTGTCTGAAGGAAGCTACATTATTGGCTCTAATTCCCATGAATGCCGTGGTCACAATTATGGCTCTCTCCTGTctaatctcagtgtgtgtgtgtgtgtgtgtgtgtgtgtgtgtgtgtgtgtgtgtgtgtgtgtgtgtgtgtgtgtgtgtgtgtgtgtgtgtgtgtgtgtgtgtgtgtgtgtgtgtgtgttttgggaaatGAGCGTTCTCTGTGTGTTCAGTGTATATTAACACTGTACTGGTGTTTTACCTGTGTTCATTGCCACAGGTGGCTGAGTAAGCACATCAAGAAGCCCATCAGCTCCACCGTCCTGAGTCTGGACTGGCACCCCAACAACATCCTGCTGGCTGCTGGATCAGCTGACCTACACTGCAGGTATGTAAACAGGTTGCATTGCTCCTTAAATACTGTGCTAGTCTcctgcattaaaggtgcactgtgtaatattttttagcagtttatttccagaatccatgctgcccattcacaaatgttacctttttcatgaatacttactattTTAGTAGGATAAGTGTATatataagtattcattacgactgggaaaatggcacttttcatatataaaaaggtggatcttctccatgttcaccattttgaatttcaagaaataaacatctttagctgcaaaacatactgtactttggtcatactaataaatattagtttataactaaggacatattcatgaaaatatacaatttggcaatgggcagcaccatttcaatgaacagcatagttgcaacacctaccctggctaccatcctacacagtgcaccttgaagacTGAATTAACACAACTGCATTAATACACTGGCAGAACAGAGTGCATTACAAGGCAATACGACTCTGCTATTTCCCGGTGATTGACAAAACTCTACACAActttccacactctctctctctctctctctctgtctctctctctctctctctctctctctctctctctctctctctctctctccttactacATTCTGCTAATTGCAGAATTTTCTCTGCCTACATCAAAGACATTGAGGAGAGGCCTGGCCCCACCCCGTGGGGAGCGAAGATGCCCTTTGGGGAGGTGATGCTGGAGCAGAAGGACTGTGGAGGCTGGGTGCACAGCGTCTGCTTCTCCCCCTCAGGGGACAGCCTGGCCTGGGTCAGCCACAACAGCAGCATCAGTGTGGCCGACGCCCCACAAGGAAAAGAGTGAGTAACTGAAGAAACATAACTGGTTCTTTAGACACCTACACATACGTACCAGGGCTTGGCACTGGCaactgccaaccggccaaatgctggtaaaacttggctgtggctagtaatactttcagtgtcactagccaatttggctggcagcttattccttggtatgacatacgcatcaggggtgcatttctggaaagcatagttgctaactatgttacattggcaactaccgaagatgctaactgctaacaactacgctttccagaaatgcacccctgagtagcctatattctgttgtttgtccTGTTGTGTATCAGTTGTTTgtctttaagttcaagaaaaagctcagtaagtcagtttctatttgcttgatatacttcgatgtagaaagctatacactcatcttgctttagcacctcatcttctgaggttagacacaCACTATCATGATGAAGGAAAaagcaatataaaatctgtggctggtggaatacctgaatggctaatgACTCGGGGATACCATTTGCCACAGTGGCCAGCGGATAGAAAAAGTCCAGCCCTGATACGTACATCTAGGGAAAGTACTCTGGAAGAGGAGATATAAGCCTTCCATCCTGACTACATTCTGCCagccaaatgtaactttttttgCTATATGGAAGAAAATACAGACATCTACACCTAGTACATACATCAAGAAGGGGTGCTTTGGGAGAGAAGATGTAACGCATCCTGACTGCAGCCAGTTATATTAAATAATGATTAGTTTAGTTGTATCGCGTCAAGACAAACTTCCctctggttttttttttagaaattagCAAGTTTCAAGAAATGTCCTAAAAGCTGGACATCTAGGAAGAGTACTTTGGGAGACGAGATATAATCCCTTCTAACTGCACTCAGTACTTTTTCTAACATAGCAGTGGTCAAAATAATGAGTAACACtttatgttttattattgttattttattataTTCTGAGGCCAAAGTCAATCACCTTATAGTTACTGCAATGGATTGAattaactaaaaaaaaataaagaaaaagtttTGAAAGTTTTTACTTTGTAAAAGTAAAAGATTTGAAAaagctctgtgtgtttgtgtttacttttAGTAATAAGCCTTTACTAATCAATATATAAACTCTCTGAAATCTCAAGATTGCCAGCGATGTGCTGGTAGAGTAGAGCTGAGGTACCATCGTTgatccaaaaaatatatatttacataAGCTTATCTACTTCACAACAATAAATGTTTTGTGGTCAATCAATGTTTACAGCCCCGAGACCACACTGAAACATTGGCCTGGCCAAATAATATGTATTACATTTTAGAATGACCGTCTGATTACACATGGTTGTGAATGCAAAAAGTGAACATAacgctggtttgtgtgtgtaaaatgtcttCAAAAAGTTGGGTAAAAATGGGATACCTACTGACATAATTCTTAAAGTTAATAATTAATTATCATTTCCTTTGCAGGGTGACCATGCTGACAACCAACCATCTTCCACTGCTGAGTGTGCTGTTTGTGAACGAGACTGAGATAGTGGCTgcggtaagtcaagtcaagtaatttttcaagtcaagtcggttttcttgtcaatttcttaacatgcacgggtcatacaaagaatttgacattatgtttcttactttcccatgcagacataggcatattttaggtatggacatagacagtataggcatagacagtacacatgcagACATTTAAGGAGACTTTGGTCTAGATGTTATGGTATTGGCACCTGTGTGCGGTAAGGGGGACTGGACTAGATGTTATAGTATTGGCACCTGTGTGCGGTAAGGAGACTGGTCTAGATGTTATATTATTGGCCTGCTATCAGCCAGGGTcaagtctatctgtctgcctgccagtcttATCAGAAGGCCTTCACTAAATCCCTCCAATGGCGCCTCCCCAGGCAAGCCAGTGACACTACGTTTTCATGAGGAGTTTTGAGGAAGTTTCCCAGGAGCAGATTAAAGCAACTCTAACTCTGAGTGTCTCCAGACATTGAAA encodes:
- the zgc:86896 gene encoding actin-related protein 2/3 complex subunit 1A-A isoform X1 yields the protein MSLYNFGLEPLSCHAWNKDRTQIAVSPNSNVVYVYEKKGKEWSKIHELTEHSGRITGIDWAPESNRIVTCASDRNAYVWTLKDGAWKPTLVLVRINRAATCVKWSPLENKFALGSGAKLISVCYFEKENDWWLSKHIKKPISSTVLSLDWHPNNILLAAGSADLHCRIFSAYIKDIEERPGPTPWGAKMPFGEVMLEQKDCGGWVHSVCFSPSGDSLAWVSHNSSISVADAPQGKEVTMLTTNHLPLLSVLFVNETEIVAAGHDCCPYQFSYKGPGQLEFVKKLDIPKQTSKTNMSAMQHFRNLDKKATTEEDDSELKTLHQNSITQLSIVEGEKSKVEKFSSIGLDGAMVLWTFKHSE
- the zgc:86896 gene encoding actin-related protein 2/3 complex subunit 1A-A isoform X2 — its product is MSLYNFGLEPLSCHAWNKDRTQIAVSPNSNVVYVYEKKGKEWSKIHELTEHSGRITGIDWAPESNRIVTCASDRNAYVWTLKDGAWKPTLVLVRINRAATCVKWSPLENKFALGSGAKLISVCYFEKENDWWLSKHIKKPISSTVLSLDWHPNNILLAAGSADLHCRIFSAYIKDIEERPGPTPWGAKMPFGEVMLEQKDCGGWVHSVCFSPSGDSLAWVSHNSSISVADAPQGKEVTMLTTNHLPLLSVLFVNETEIVAAGHDCCPYQFSYKGPGQLEFVKKLDIPKQTSKTNMSAMQHFRNLDKKATTEEDDSELKTLHQNSITQLSIVEGEKSKVEKFSSIGLDGAMVLWTFKH